The following proteins are co-located in the Apium graveolens cultivar Ventura chromosome 5, ASM990537v1, whole genome shotgun sequence genome:
- the LOC141660698 gene encoding uncharacterized protein LOC141660698: MDEDNQNNNENQNNNENQGNNDEGGNVFDQLAETLVVLVNQQPKPNIVSQFKRLNPPTFDGATDPAVVEMWIQEMEKAFGLLGSSEQQKATLAVYQLQGSAYDWLLMEKRKNETIINLEENPEPYTWAKFKKALEDKYFPRTVRLQKERDFIRLQQGGITVIEYEAEFAKLAKYAWTLVADESSRARRLEEGLRSDIRNYVASFELQTYEVILNKALVIERGLAESEKASGSWNKRRFTQTSGQSFQGGPLKKPHVYDNIGGQDDRERCTRCGKNHPDKVCRWNTCACFHCGEVGHNISNCPHNPPPQPRKEADNQMGKGRVFQLTGNENYRN; this comes from the coding sequence ATGGACGAAGATAATCAGAACAACAACGAAAATCAGAACAACAATGAAAATCAGGGCAACAATGATGAAGGAGGAAACGTCTTTGACCAGCTGGCTGAAACTCTAGTTGTACTTGTGAATCAACAACCGAAGCCTAACATCGTCTCTCAGTTCAAGCGTTTGAACCCGCCAACTTTTGATGGAGCAACTGATCCGGCAGTAGTCGAGATGTGGATCcaagagatggaaaaagctttcGGACTTCTTGGGAGCAGTGAGCAGCAGAAGGCGACCTTAGCTGTGTACCAATTGCAAGGAAGCGCTTACGACTGGTTGCTCATGGAAAAGAGGAAGAACGAGACAATAATAAATCTTGAAGAAAATCCTGAACCGTACACTTGGGCAAAGTTCAAGAAGGCTTTGGAGGACAAGTACTTTCCGAGAACAGTTCGTCTGCAGAAAGAGAGAGACTTCATTCGGCTCCAGCAAGGTGGAATAACCGTCATTGAATATGAAGCAGAATTTGCAAAGCTCGCGAAGTACGCATGGACCTTAGTAGCAGATGAGAGCAGTCGAGCACGAAGATTGGAAGAGGGACTTCGAAGCGACATCAGGAACTATGTGGCGTCTTTTGAACTTCAGACATACGAGGTTATCCTCAACAAGGCGTTAGTGATCGAAAGGGGCTTGGCAGAATCTGAAAAGGCGTCTGGTAGCTGGAATAAGAGGCGGTTCACTCAAACTAGTGGGCAATCTTTTCAAGGGGGACCACTCAAGAAGCCACACGTGTACGATAACATCGGAGGTCAAGATGACCGAGAGAGGTGTACGAGGTGCGGCAAGAATCATCCGGACAAGGTCTGTCGTTGGAATACATGTGCTTGTTTTCATTGCGGAGAAGTAGGACACAATATTTCGAATTGCCCGCACAACCCGCCACCGCAACCAAGGAAGGAGGCAGATAACCAAATGGGCAAAGGACGTGTATTTCAGCTCACAGGAAATGAAAACTATCGCAATTAA